One window of the bacterium genome contains the following:
- a CDS encoding aspartate ammonia-lyase, with the protein MKTRIEHDLLGMMEVPADAYYGIHTLRAHKNFDLSGIELHPELIRALAEVKKACALANMRTGHINKRIAEAITGACDEIASGHLHDQFITDVFQGGAGTSANMNANEVIANRAIEILGGIKGDYSIVHPLDHVNLAQSTNDVFPTAVKLAAIRLLIPVSKAASQLQRALQEKENAFASVLKTGRTEMQDAVPITLGQEFAAWAQAVQRDWWRLYKVEERLRQVNLGGTAVGTGLNADQKYVYIVVDILREITGVPLARAENMIDVTQNTDVFVEVSGLIKAAAVNLAKIASDLRILSSGPKAGIGEIKLPALQAGSSIMPGKVNPVATEAVSQAAFQIMANDHAIAIAAMSGQLELNAFLPMLSHNLFQSLQLLQRSSLLLADKCVSGIEVDSERCCALVEGSFAILTALSPHIGYEAASELALEAEKMGKTIRQVALEKGIFTKEQLDKILSTVEMTKPGIAGAKAKTNK; encoded by the coding sequence ATGAAAACAAGAATCGAGCATGACCTGCTGGGCATGATGGAAGTGCCGGCGGATGCGTATTATGGGATCCATACGCTTCGTGCCCACAAAAATTTCGACCTCTCGGGCATCGAACTTCACCCGGAGCTTATTCGCGCGCTGGCCGAGGTAAAGAAAGCCTGCGCTCTGGCTAACATGCGCACCGGCCACATAAACAAGCGCATAGCCGAGGCAATAACCGGGGCATGTGACGAAATAGCATCAGGTCATCTTCACGATCAGTTTATTACTGATGTTTTCCAGGGGGGTGCGGGGACATCGGCCAATATGAATGCCAACGAGGTAATCGCCAACCGTGCGATTGAAATCCTCGGCGGCATAAAGGGCGATTACAGCATCGTTCATCCGCTCGATCATGTGAACCTGGCTCAATCTACAAATGATGTCTTCCCGACAGCCGTCAAGCTCGCCGCCATACGCCTGCTGATCCCGGTAAGCAAAGCAGCATCTCAATTGCAGCGTGCTCTTCAAGAGAAAGAGAATGCGTTCGCATCAGTGCTCAAAACTGGCCGGACAGAGATGCAGGACGCTGTGCCGATCACTCTTGGGCAGGAATTCGCAGCCTGGGCACAGGCTGTTCAGCGTGACTGGTGGAGACTGTATAAAGTCGAGGAGCGTCTGAGACAGGTCAATCTCGGCGGGACCGCTGTGGGCACTGGACTCAATGCCGATCAAAAATATGTATACATCGTGGTCGATATACTCCGCGAGATCACGGGTGTCCCGCTTGCGCGCGCTGAAAATATGATAGATGTAACTCAAAATACTGACGTGTTTGTGGAGGTATCCGGGCTCATCAAGGCGGCTGCGGTAAACCTCGCAAAGATAGCTTCAGACCTGCGAATACTCAGTTCCGGTCCCAAAGCCGGAATTGGCGAAATAAAACTGCCGGCCTTGCAGGCTGGAAGCTCTATAATGCCGGGTAAGGTGAACCCGGTCGCAACTGAGGCTGTGAGCCAGGCTGCGTTCCAGATAATGGCGAATGACCATGCGATCGCAATCGCGGCTATGAGCGGGCAACTTGAACTCAACGCATTCCTGCCGATGCTTTCGCACAATCTCTTCCAATCGCTCCAATTGCTCCAAAGGTCATCGCTGTTGCTGGCTGATAAGTGTGTCAGTGGGATAGAGGTTGACTCCGAGCGCTGCTGCGCTCTGGTTGAAGGCAGTTTCGCAATTCTCACTGCATTAAGCCCGCACATAGGTTATGAGGCTGCATCCGAACTTGCACTTGAAGCTGAAAAGATGGGCAAAACTATCCGGCAGGTCGCGCTGGAAAAGGGTATATTCACCAAAGAGCAGCTCGATAAGATCCTTTCAACAGTCGAGATGACTAAACCTGGGATTGCTGGGGCAAAAGCCAAGACGAACAAATAA